Proteins encoded in a region of the Mycolicibacterium neoaurum genome:
- a CDS encoding alpha/beta hydrolase, translating to MTLPTLPEGRPLTVRSADGTRLHAQVFGPDDGYPIVLAHGITCAIEVWAHQIADLAGDYRVIAYDHRGHGRSEIPRRRSGYSLNHLAADLDSVLDAALAPGERAVIAGHSMGGIAITSWSQRYPRRVAQCADAVALINTSTGDLLRDVQLARVPAALAATRVRTAGSLLKTFGATPVPKLADRANKRFVGYLAVGATAEPEVGELVYRLFATTPPAGRGGWARVLVDGLGAQHISLSNLSVPTLVIGSTQDRLLPINASRHIADNAPRLAEFVELPGGHCAILECPAEVNRRLRSLTENVGRQRISS from the coding sequence GTGACGCTACCCACCCTTCCCGAGGGACGCCCCCTGACGGTGCGCTCGGCCGACGGAACCCGCCTGCACGCCCAGGTGTTCGGCCCCGATGACGGCTACCCGATCGTGCTGGCGCACGGAATCACCTGTGCCATCGAGGTATGGGCCCATCAGATAGCCGACCTGGCCGGTGATTACCGTGTCATCGCCTACGACCACCGCGGGCACGGTCGCAGCGAGATCCCGCGCCGGCGCAGCGGCTACAGCCTGAACCACCTGGCTGCCGATCTGGACTCGGTGCTCGATGCCGCGCTCGCGCCGGGCGAGCGCGCCGTCATCGCCGGGCACTCGATGGGTGGCATCGCGATCACCTCGTGGTCGCAACGCTATCCGCGCCGCGTTGCCCAGTGCGCCGACGCCGTGGCCCTGATCAACACCAGCACCGGCGATCTGCTGCGCGATGTCCAGCTGGCCAGGGTGCCTGCCGCGCTGGCCGCCACCCGCGTGCGTACCGCGGGCTCCCTGCTGAAGACCTTCGGCGCCACACCCGTACCCAAACTCGCCGACCGGGCCAACAAGCGTTTCGTCGGCTACCTGGCCGTCGGTGCCACCGCCGAGCCGGAGGTGGGCGAGCTGGTGTACCGGCTGTTCGCCACCACTCCACCCGCCGGGCGTGGCGGCTGGGCCAGAGTTCTGGTCGATGGTCTTGGCGCACAACATATCTCGTTGTCGAACCTGTCCGTGCCGACCCTTGTCATCGGGAGCACGCAGGACCGGTTGCTGCCCATCAACGCCTCGCGTCACATCGCCGACAACGCACCCCGGCTCGCCGAGTTCGTCGAGCTGCCCGGCGGACATTGCGCCATCCTGGAATGCCCGGCTGAGGTGAACCGGCGGTTGCGCTCACTCACCGAAAACGTCGGCAGGCAACGCATCAGCTCGTGA
- a CDS encoding DUF4345 family protein yields the protein MAAAVIVSVGVFFTGMGLYALAAPAALLRPFGFAVASDTQRAEVRAVYGGFGLAIAGVLGYALFAPDAVRTGILLTVGVALAGMAAGRIISAAVGDRTAFYPNWFYCLVEGAAAAVLFWFA from the coding sequence GTGGCAGCAGCCGTCATCGTGTCCGTCGGGGTGTTCTTTACCGGAATGGGGCTGTACGCGCTGGCCGCCCCCGCGGCATTGTTGCGCCCCTTCGGTTTTGCCGTAGCCTCGGACACCCAGCGCGCCGAGGTGCGCGCCGTGTATGGCGGGTTCGGTCTCGCGATCGCCGGCGTGCTCGGCTACGCGCTCTTCGCCCCCGATGCCGTCCGCACGGGCATACTGCTGACGGTGGGGGTGGCGCTGGCCGGAATGGCGGCGGGCCGCATCATCTCGGCAGCGGTGGGTGACCGGACGGCCTTCTACCCCAACTGGTTCTACTGCCTGGTCGAAGGGGCCGCTGCCGCGGTGTTGTTCTGGTTTGCCTGA
- a CDS encoding NAD(P)-dependent alcohol dehydrogenase — protein MIKARAAVLLEPGQEPQLTDIELRDPVGDEVLVRIDAVGICHTDITMASWCSKTPMVFGHEGAGTVLAVGPHATPRPGEQVVLTFASCGQCGNCVADRPAYCDQSTNLNMRGSRRDETSPLRLNGAPITAGFFGQSSFASHAIAGSRNAVALPAGLDPALAAPLGCSVQTGVGAVVNVIGPVPSVAVFGAGAVGLSAVMGARIAGAETIIAVDPVPERRALAAELGATATIDPTSTDAAAEIIRMTGGVAGAVDTTARPEVINAAVGVLASRGTLALVGLGAPTAELPVTLIMGKGLTVRGVVEGDSDPQMFIPQLARWYHEGLLPLDLLVSTFAFDDFASAWSAAESATVIKPVLVT, from the coding sequence GTGATCAAGGCACGTGCCGCGGTGCTTCTGGAACCGGGCCAGGAACCGCAGCTCACCGATATCGAACTACGTGATCCGGTCGGCGACGAGGTGCTGGTGCGCATCGATGCCGTCGGCATCTGCCACACCGATATCACCATGGCGTCCTGGTGCAGCAAGACACCGATGGTATTCGGCCACGAGGGTGCGGGCACCGTGCTCGCCGTCGGTCCGCACGCCACGCCGCGCCCCGGCGAGCAGGTGGTGCTGACGTTCGCCAGCTGCGGACAGTGTGGCAACTGTGTGGCCGACCGGCCCGCCTACTGCGATCAGTCCACCAACCTCAACATGCGCGGGAGCCGTCGAGACGAGACGAGCCCGCTGCGGTTGAACGGCGCACCCATCACCGCGGGCTTCTTCGGTCAGTCCAGCTTCGCGTCCCACGCGATCGCAGGCAGTCGCAATGCCGTGGCGCTGCCCGCAGGCTTGGACCCGGCCCTGGCCGCCCCGCTGGGCTGCAGTGTGCAGACCGGTGTCGGTGCGGTGGTGAACGTCATCGGACCCGTGCCCAGCGTGGCGGTGTTCGGGGCGGGCGCGGTCGGGCTGTCGGCGGTCATGGGCGCACGTATTGCCGGCGCCGAGACCATCATCGCCGTGGACCCGGTGCCAGAGCGGCGGGCGCTGGCCGCCGAACTGGGCGCCACCGCGACCATCGATCCGACGTCCACCGATGCCGCGGCCGAGATCATCCGGATGACCGGGGGAGTCGCCGGTGCGGTCGACACCACGGCCCGCCCGGAGGTGATCAACGCGGCGGTCGGTGTGCTCGCCTCGCGTGGCACCCTGGCCCTTGTCGGTCTCGGCGCGCCGACGGCGGAGCTGCCGGTGACGCTGATCATGGGCAAGGGGCTGACGGTGCGCGGAGTGGTCGAAGGTGACAGCGACCCGCAGATGTTCATCCCGCAGCTCGCCCGCTGGTATCACGAGGGCCTGCTGCCGCTGGACCTGCTGGTGAGTACTTTCGCGTTCGACGATTTCGCGTCCGCTTGGTCGGCGGCCGAGTCCGCGACCGTCATCAAACCGGTGCTGGTCACGTAA
- a CDS encoding NAD(P)/FAD-dependent oxidoreductase, producing the protein MAERAEADEAEFSDVLIIGAGISGINAAYRIRERNPNLTFTILERRERIGGTWDLFRYPGIRSDSDIFTLSFPYEPWTGRDHVAEGADIRDYLVATARKFGIDQHVRFGTQVSSADWDSSTDTWTVHAESEGGATTYRCRFLFFGTGYYNYDEPYTPEFPGIENFGGTVVHPQFWPEDLDYTGKRIVVIGSGATAISLVPALSATAGHVTMLQRSPTYMMSMPAVPKPTEAVRRMLPRKIAHQVVRFRNAWMHYFIYVFFRSMPKLGRKLIRRTTISALPSGYPVDVHFKPRYNPWDQRMCLVRDGDLFEDISAGRADVVTDHIDHIDADGIVLKSGDRIDADIIVTATGLQLLALGGIQISIDGATIDPTDRFVYKEYLLEDVPNMAWCIGYTNASWTLRADMTARAVARLLAYMEEKGYTHAYPHLGSVAMPEKPTFDLAAGYVTRALHALPKSGTRRPWKVRHNYALDTFEHRFDRIEESMTFGRVQSGSRPAPADAPAEVSA; encoded by the coding sequence ATGGCCGAGCGTGCCGAGGCTGATGAAGCCGAGTTCAGCGATGTCCTGATCATCGGGGCGGGCATCTCCGGGATCAACGCTGCCTACCGCATCCGTGAGCGCAACCCGAACCTGACGTTCACGATCCTGGAGCGGCGCGAACGCATCGGCGGTACCTGGGACCTGTTCCGCTACCCCGGGATTCGTTCCGATAGCGATATCTTCACGCTGAGCTTCCCGTACGAGCCGTGGACCGGTCGCGATCATGTTGCCGAGGGCGCCGACATCCGCGACTACCTGGTCGCCACGGCCCGGAAGTTCGGCATCGACCAGCACGTCCGGTTCGGCACGCAGGTGTCCTCGGCCGACTGGGATTCCTCGACCGATACCTGGACGGTGCATGCCGAAAGCGAGGGGGGCGCGACAACGTATCGATGCCGGTTCCTGTTCTTCGGCACCGGCTACTACAACTACGACGAGCCATACACCCCGGAGTTCCCGGGTATCGAGAACTTCGGGGGCACGGTGGTGCATCCGCAGTTCTGGCCGGAGGATCTCGACTACACCGGTAAGCGCATCGTCGTGATCGGCAGCGGTGCCACCGCCATCAGCCTGGTGCCTGCGCTGTCGGCCACGGCGGGTCATGTCACGATGTTGCAGCGTTCGCCGACGTACATGATGTCCATGCCCGCGGTGCCCAAACCGACCGAGGCGGTCCGCAGGATGCTGCCGCGCAAGATCGCCCACCAGGTGGTCCGATTCCGCAACGCGTGGATGCACTACTTCATCTACGTGTTCTTCCGCAGCATGCCGAAGTTGGGACGCAAGCTGATCCGGCGAACCACCATCAGTGCGCTGCCGAGCGGCTATCCCGTCGATGTGCATTTCAAGCCGCGCTATAACCCGTGGGATCAGCGGATGTGCCTGGTGCGCGACGGTGACCTTTTCGAAGATATCAGCGCGGGAAGGGCCGATGTGGTGACCGACCACATCGACCATATCGATGCCGACGGGATCGTGCTGAAGTCCGGTGACCGCATCGACGCCGACATCATCGTCACCGCCACCGGGTTGCAGCTCCTGGCACTTGGTGGGATCCAGATCAGCATCGACGGTGCCACGATCGATCCGACCGACCGGTTCGTCTACAAGGAGTATCTGCTCGAGGACGTCCCGAACATGGCGTGGTGTATCGGCTACACCAACGCCTCGTGGACGTTGCGGGCCGATATGACCGCACGCGCGGTGGCCAGGCTGCTCGCCTATATGGAGGAGAAGGGCTACACCCATGCCTACCCGCACCTGGGTTCGGTGGCCATGCCCGAGAAGCCGACGTTCGATCTGGCCGCCGGTTACGTGACCCGCGCACTGCACGCGTTGCCCAAATCGGGCACCCGCCGGCCGTGGAAGGTGCGGCACAACTACGCCCTGGACACCTTCGAGCACCGGTTCGACCGGATTGAGGAGTCGATGACGTTCGGTCGGGTGCAATCGGGTTCGCGTCCCGCGCCCGCTGACGCTCCCGCCGAAGTGAGTGCCTGA
- a CDS encoding TIGR03617 family F420-dependent LLM class oxidoreductase produces the protein MTALHGLSGAAERARELRDAGASGVFTFEGPHDVFAPLTLASTVGGLDLMTNVAIAFPRNPIHLAHQAVDHQILTEGRFTLGLGTQIRTQIEKRFGADFDRPVERMVELVGALRAIFATWQTGERLDFRGEFYRHTLMTPTFTPRDNPYGPPPIYVGALGPRLTKATAQHADGLLVMPFGNKKFLHEVTMAAVDKGLAAAGRTRADLAVVPEIIVSVASDANDDHRATRQLLAFYGSTPAYRPVLDIHGWGDLQPELNALSKQGKWAEMGSLIDDEVLHTIAACGTPTEIADHVRDRVAGISDRICIYQPGPIETDSLAQIVDALHT, from the coding sequence ATGACTGCACTGCATGGATTGTCCGGAGCTGCCGAGCGGGCCCGCGAGTTGCGCGATGCCGGGGCCAGCGGTGTGTTCACCTTCGAGGGGCCGCACGATGTGTTCGCTCCGCTGACCTTGGCGTCGACGGTCGGCGGGCTGGACCTGATGACCAATGTGGCAATCGCCTTTCCGCGCAATCCGATTCACCTTGCCCACCAGGCCGTCGATCACCAGATCTTGACCGAGGGACGGTTCACCCTCGGGCTTGGCACCCAGATCCGCACCCAGATCGAGAAGCGATTCGGTGCGGACTTCGACCGGCCGGTGGAACGGATGGTCGAACTCGTCGGCGCGCTACGTGCGATCTTCGCGACCTGGCAGACCGGTGAGCGGCTGGATTTCCGAGGCGAGTTTTACCGGCACACGCTGATGACGCCGACCTTCACCCCGCGGGACAACCCCTACGGACCGCCGCCGATCTATGTCGGTGCGCTCGGGCCACGTTTGACCAAGGCCACCGCGCAGCATGCAGACGGGTTGCTGGTGATGCCCTTCGGTAACAAGAAGTTTCTGCACGAGGTGACGATGGCGGCGGTCGACAAGGGCCTGGCCGCCGCCGGCCGGACCCGCGCCGACCTGGCGGTGGTACCCGAGATCATCGTCTCGGTGGCCTCCGATGCCAACGACGATCACCGGGCGACCCGTCAGTTGTTGGCGTTCTACGGATCGACGCCGGCCTACCGGCCGGTGCTGGACATCCACGGTTGGGGAGATCTGCAACCCGAGCTCAATGCACTGTCCAAACAGGGCAAATGGGCGGAGATGGGATCGCTGATCGATGACGAGGTGCTGCACACCATCGCGGCGTGCGGTACTCCGACCGAGATCGCCGACCATGTCCGGGACCGGGTGGCGGGCATCTCCGACCGGATCTGCATCTACCAGCCGGGCCCCATCGAGACCGACTCGTTGGCTCAGATCGTTGACGCGTTGCACACCTGA
- a CDS encoding helix-turn-helix transcriptional regulator: MSTREGTELPQTCYPAVWIWPGQALYSGPALGLDPHSGSVWCLAVGVDAPLTVDIGGYRVTTRSALIPPRLTHHLTMTGPLVSCYLDPAAQRSTACRNQFRDITHGIGIGHRSEQLLLSPPHDDREAGRWLDIAAPRELRTVDPRMELAAKQIRDDPVHAARASELAAEAGLSESRFLHLFSADIGTSLRRYRMWCRLMRAGAELSAGANLTTAAVEAGFASSSHLSDRFKSTFGLSATQLLATGLTIRTP, from the coding sequence ATGTCAACGCGTGAGGGGACCGAGCTTCCACAAACCTGCTATCCCGCCGTCTGGATCTGGCCGGGACAGGCGCTGTACTCCGGTCCGGCGCTGGGCCTCGATCCGCATTCAGGGTCGGTGTGGTGTCTGGCCGTGGGCGTGGATGCGCCGCTGACCGTCGATATCGGCGGGTATCGGGTCACCACACGCAGCGCGCTCATCCCGCCCCGATTGACCCACCATCTGACGATGACCGGACCGCTGGTGTCCTGCTATCTGGATCCGGCCGCACAACGGAGCACGGCCTGCCGCAACCAGTTCCGTGACATCACCCACGGCATCGGCATAGGGCACCGCTCAGAACAGCTTCTACTTTCCCCACCGCACGACGACCGGGAGGCCGGGCGTTGGCTCGATATCGCCGCACCCCGGGAATTGCGCACGGTGGACCCGCGGATGGAGTTGGCCGCCAAACAGATCCGCGATGACCCCGTGCATGCGGCACGGGCCTCGGAGCTCGCCGCCGAGGCCGGCCTCTCCGAATCCCGCTTCCTGCATCTGTTCTCCGCCGATATCGGCACCAGCCTGCGCCGGTATCGGATGTGGTGCCGGCTGATGCGCGCGGGCGCGGAATTGTCGGCCGGGGCCAACCTCACCACCGCTGCCGTCGAGGCCGGTTTCGCCAGCTCGTCACATCTATCCGACCGCTTCAAGTCCACGTTCGGACTGTCGGCCACCCAGCTGCTGGCCACCGGCCTGACGATTCGGACCCCGTGA
- a CDS encoding phosphotransferase family protein has translation MANDPAVEDVSRLQRSTRDTSTLPDVLSHWLATQVPERPAPQIVLESGVDANGMSSETILLTARWGEDEHPLVARVAPTAADVPVFSSYRLDHQFDLMRLVGELTDVPVPTVRWIDNGGEVLGTPFFLMDRVPGEVPPDVMPYTFGGNWFADAPQARRRELQDATVEVLAKLHAIPDAAQRFSFLSEADPPAESPLRRHFGWLRQWYEFAVADIGRSPLVEQALIWLDENFPTDTASGTPVLVWGDSRVGNVLYEDFRPVAVLDWEMATVGPRELDVAWLIFAHMVFQELAGLAGLPGLPDVLRQDDVRATYEKLTGVTLGDLRWFYIYSGVIWCCVFMRTTARRVHFGEMDAPDDVESTFYHASLLRRLLEEN, from the coding sequence GTGGCCAATGACCCGGCTGTCGAGGACGTCAGCCGTCTGCAGCGCTCCACCCGCGATACCAGCACGCTGCCCGATGTCCTGTCGCACTGGCTGGCAACCCAGGTACCCGAGCGTCCGGCACCGCAGATCGTCCTCGAAAGCGGTGTCGACGCCAACGGGATGTCGTCGGAGACCATTCTGCTCACGGCGCGCTGGGGCGAGGATGAGCATCCCCTGGTGGCCCGCGTGGCCCCCACCGCGGCCGATGTGCCCGTCTTCTCCTCGTACCGACTGGACCATCAGTTCGACCTCATGCGGCTCGTCGGCGAACTCACCGATGTCCCCGTGCCCACGGTGCGGTGGATCGACAACGGCGGCGAGGTGCTGGGCACCCCGTTCTTCCTGATGGACCGCGTGCCCGGCGAAGTCCCGCCCGATGTCATGCCCTACACCTTCGGGGGCAACTGGTTCGCCGACGCGCCGCAGGCGCGCCGCCGCGAGCTACAGGACGCCACGGTCGAGGTACTGGCGAAACTGCACGCGATACCGGATGCCGCACAGCGCTTCTCCTTCCTCTCCGAAGCCGACCCTCCGGCCGAATCACCACTGCGTCGCCATTTCGGCTGGCTCAGGCAATGGTACGAGTTCGCCGTCGCCGATATCGGCCGGTCCCCCCTTGTCGAGCAGGCGCTGATCTGGCTCGACGAGAACTTCCCGACCGATACCGCATCCGGCACACCGGTACTCGTGTGGGGCGATTCGCGGGTCGGCAATGTGCTGTACGAAGACTTCCGGCCGGTCGCCGTGCTCGACTGGGAGATGGCGACCGTCGGCCCGCGCGAACTCGATGTCGCGTGGCTCATCTTCGCGCACATGGTCTTTCAGGAACTCGCCGGACTTGCCGGTCTTCCCGGCTTACCGGATGTCCTGCGCCAGGACGATGTGCGCGCAACCTACGAAAAGCTGACCGGTGTGACACTCGGCGATCTGCGCTGGTTCTACATCTACTCCGGGGTGATCTGGTGCTGCGTGTTCATGCGTACCACTGCGCGCCGCGTGCATTTCGGCGAGATGGACGCCCCGGACGACGTGGAGTCGACGTTCTACCACGCTTCCCTGCTACGACGACTGCTTGAGGAGAACTGA
- a CDS encoding alpha/beta hydrolase — protein sequence MSVLSTPLIADTLARLFSRLVNPSPKQAVRFADIPARVSTVSIPTRHGETEADVYRPDGEPDGVYVNIHGGGFVVGHREQDDPWCRFLAARANVVVVNTDYLLAPDHRFPIAVEQLYDVVTWAGAAERDWPGERLCVGGQSAGGNLSASVARLSLIHGGPSIALQVLHYAPLDLVTATGHKRSPRGAQAIMKPWMGEIFDTAYIPDRHRRRDPLASPAWGDNADEIAGIAPALVIACEYDRLRDEAAEYAKSLDAVAALVDYVEVPDVDHGYNIMSDAVDVTRGMYELMAGRVRDAVG from the coding sequence GTGTCCGTGTTGTCGACCCCCTTGATCGCCGACACCCTGGCCCGGTTGTTCTCCCGGTTGGTGAATCCGAGCCCCAAGCAGGCAGTGCGCTTTGCCGATATCCCGGCCCGGGTCAGTACGGTCAGCATCCCGACCCGCCACGGCGAGACGGAGGCCGATGTCTACCGTCCCGACGGTGAACCCGACGGCGTGTACGTCAACATCCACGGCGGCGGTTTCGTCGTGGGACACCGCGAGCAGGACGATCCGTGGTGTCGGTTCCTGGCCGCCCGCGCCAACGTCGTCGTCGTCAACACCGACTACCTGCTGGCCCCCGACCATCGCTTCCCGATCGCCGTCGAGCAGCTCTACGACGTCGTCACCTGGGCCGGTGCCGCCGAACGGGACTGGCCGGGAGAGCGATTGTGTGTGGGTGGACAAAGCGCAGGGGGCAACCTGTCCGCTTCTGTAGCCCGGCTGAGTCTCATCCACGGCGGTCCCTCGATCGCCCTGCAGGTGCTGCATTACGCACCGCTGGACCTGGTGACCGCGACCGGACACAAGAGATCTCCCCGCGGTGCGCAGGCGATCATGAAACCGTGGATGGGTGAGATCTTCGACACCGCCTACATTCCCGACCGGCACCGCCGCCGCGACCCGCTGGCCTCACCGGCGTGGGGTGACAACGCCGACGAGATCGCCGGCATTGCACCGGCACTGGTCATCGCATGCGAGTACGACCGATTGCGTGACGAAGCCGCGGAGTACGCCAAGAGTCTCGACGCGGTGGCGGCGCTGGTCGACTATGTGGAGGTGCCCGATGTCGACCATGGATACAACATCATGAGCGACGCCGTCGACGTCACCCGCGGCATGTACGAGTTGATGGCCGGGCGGGTGCGCGACGCGGTGGGTTAG
- a CDS encoding TetR/AcrR family transcriptional regulator: MKSDLPSVDKGAGRPRDPRIDAAILSATVDLLVEIGYANLTMAAVAERAGTTKTALYRRWSSKAELVHEAAFPTAPTALNMPEGDIASDVRAMIAAAGAVFTSPVVRAALPGLIADMAADPDLNDRVMSRFTGLFEVVRLRLVHAVERGEVLESVDPQRLIELIGGATLLRMLLTPGQELDDHWVQQTTAIVVNGIVL, encoded by the coding sequence ATGAAATCAGACTTGCCATCGGTTGACAAGGGTGCCGGGCGGCCGCGTGACCCGCGGATCGATGCCGCCATCCTGTCGGCGACAGTGGACCTGCTCGTCGAGATTGGCTATGCCAACCTGACGATGGCGGCGGTCGCGGAGCGCGCGGGAACCACCAAGACGGCCTTGTACCGGCGGTGGTCGAGCAAGGCCGAATTGGTGCACGAGGCGGCGTTCCCGACGGCGCCCACCGCCCTGAACATGCCCGAGGGTGATATCGCCTCCGATGTGCGAGCGATGATCGCGGCGGCAGGCGCGGTGTTCACCAGTCCGGTGGTGCGGGCGGCACTACCCGGACTCATCGCGGACATGGCCGCCGATCCCGACCTCAACGACCGGGTGATGAGTCGGTTCACGGGACTGTTCGAGGTGGTCCGGTTGCGTCTGGTGCACGCGGTAGAACGCGGCGAGGTGCTCGAAAGCGTCGATCCGCAGCGGCTCATCGAATTGATCGGCGGTGCCACGCTATTGCGCATGCTGCTGACCCCGGGCCAGGAGCTCGACGATCACTGGGTGCAGCAGACCACGGCCATCGTGGTCAACGGCATCGTCCTGTGA
- a CDS encoding flavin monoamine oxidase family protein: MQATPTSARRDGTLGAVTDVIVVGAGFAGLSAARELTGLGHDVLVLEGRDRVGGRSYTATVAGVPVDLGATFVGPTQDAVRELAAELGCATVPTYSRGKNLIHWHGKVRSYRSTIPKLSLIELLDVSRIQWRFDRLSRLIPVTDTWSAPAAARLDQKSLESWLRAVHAGASTRNLMAIMSRVTWGCEPDEVSMLHAVRYIKAAGGLARMLDVKGGAQQDHFPAGTQPIAARMAADLGERVLTSAPVQRVLRTEDGYVVESGRGTHSARTVIIAIPPAHRGAIDFEPALPTGHAELIPNWPQGNLSKAYAAYDTPFWRADGCSGESLSDDGPVFITFDVSPGDQGPGVLLGFASARTFDSLPPAARREQALRCFVTLFGDKAARPIDYLDHCWSAEPFAPGGPTAAVPPGSWTAHGAHLRTPVGGIFWAGTETADQWTGFLDGAVRSGRRAAAEAATYLTS, from the coding sequence ATGCAGGCAACGCCCACCTCGGCGCGCCGAGACGGCACACTGGGTGCCGTGACCGATGTGATCGTGGTGGGGGCAGGGTTTGCTGGTCTGTCAGCAGCGCGCGAGCTGACCGGACTCGGCCACGATGTACTTGTGCTTGAGGGTCGCGACCGGGTGGGCGGACGTTCCTACACCGCGACCGTGGCCGGCGTGCCGGTCGACCTGGGCGCAACCTTCGTCGGCCCTACCCAGGACGCCGTGCGCGAACTGGCAGCCGAACTGGGCTGTGCGACCGTGCCGACATACAGCCGCGGCAAGAACCTGATCCACTGGCACGGCAAGGTGCGGTCCTACCGCAGCACCATCCCCAAGCTGTCGCTGATCGAGCTTCTCGACGTCTCCCGGATCCAATGGCGCTTCGACCGGCTGTCCCGGCTCATCCCGGTCACCGACACCTGGTCTGCGCCGGCCGCGGCGCGTCTGGACCAGAAGAGCCTGGAGAGTTGGCTGCGCGCCGTGCACGCAGGTGCGTCGACGCGCAACCTGATGGCCATCATGTCCCGCGTCACCTGGGGCTGTGAGCCCGACGAGGTGTCCATGCTGCACGCCGTGCGCTATATCAAGGCCGCCGGCGGGCTGGCCCGGATGCTCGACGTCAAGGGTGGCGCACAGCAGGACCACTTCCCGGCGGGAACCCAGCCGATCGCCGCACGGATGGCCGCAGATTTGGGCGAACGGGTCCTGACATCGGCACCGGTACAGCGGGTTTTACGCACAGAGGACGGATACGTCGTCGAATCCGGGCGCGGTACGCACTCGGCCAGGACGGTGATCATCGCGATTCCGCCGGCCCATCGCGGTGCGATCGACTTCGAGCCGGCCCTGCCCACCGGGCATGCCGAGCTCATCCCGAATTGGCCGCAGGGCAATCTCAGCAAGGCATACGCGGCCTACGACACCCCGTTCTGGCGCGCCGACGGCTGCTCGGGAGAGTCACTGTCCGACGACGGACCGGTGTTCATCACCTTCGATGTCAGCCCGGGCGATCAGGGACCGGGCGTGCTGTTGGGCTTTGCGTCCGCACGCACCTTCGACTCACTCCCGCCCGCTGCACGCCGCGAGCAGGCACTGCGGTGCTTCGTGACGTTGTTCGGTGACAAGGCCGCCCGACCCATCGACTATCTCGACCACTGTTGGAGTGCCGAACCGTTCGCACCGGGCGGTCCGACTGCGGCCGTGCCACCGGGATCCTGGACCGCGCACGGCGCGCATCTGCGCACACCGGTGGGCGGGATCTTCTGGGCGGGAACCGAAACCGCCGACCAATGGACGGGTTTTCTCGACGGCGCGGTCCGGTCGGGCCGGCGTGCCGCCGCCGAGGCCGCCACCTATCTCACGAGCTGA